A portion of the Adhaeribacter radiodurans genome contains these proteins:
- a CDS encoding uridine kinase family protein encodes MQQPFFIGITGGSASGKTTFLKKLIDSFDPKDICLMAQDNYYLPHDDQELDANGVINFDLPSSFDSAAYARDLLKLRNGEVVTRKEYTFNNPDIIPRDLIFNPAPIIVVEGIFVFYFEEVARHLNLRVYIDAEEHVKLHRRILRDVKERGYGGLDDVLYRYANHVVPTYEKYIRPYKYDADLIIPNNRHFENGLEVLVSFLRTKIESYSI; translated from the coding sequence ATGCAACAACCCTTTTTTATCGGGATTACCGGTGGTAGCGCTTCGGGCAAAACTACTTTTTTAAAGAAATTAATTGACTCGTTCGATCCAAAAGATATTTGTCTTATGGCGCAGGATAATTACTACCTGCCTCACGATGATCAGGAATTAGATGCAAATGGGGTTATTAATTTCGATTTGCCCTCGTCTTTTGATTCGGCTGCTTATGCTCGGGATTTGTTAAAGTTGCGAAATGGCGAAGTAGTTACCCGTAAAGAATATACCTTCAATAATCCGGACATAATTCCGCGCGATTTAATTTTTAATCCGGCGCCCATTATTGTAGTAGAAGGAATTTTCGTGTTTTACTTTGAAGAAGTTGCCCGACATCTTAATTTAAGAGTTTACATTGACGCCGAAGAACACGTTAAATTACACCGCCGTATTTTGCGCGATGTAAAAGAACGGGGTTATGGTGGTTTAGATGATGTATTATACCGCTACGCCAACCACGTGGTACCAACTTACGAAAAGTATATCCGCCCTTATAAATACGATGCTGATTTGATTATTCCGAACAATCGCCATTTTGAAAACGGGTTAGAGGTATTAGTTTCTTTTTTAAGGACAAAAATTGAAAGTTATTCCATTTAA
- a CDS encoding sodium:proton antiporter, which translates to MPDYLLLLTNVFPPVPPFSAIPFLTLLILIACGPVFFEHFWHKYYRFIAVSLGLLVLLYYLLFLHDTHLPAETLADYASFAILLSSLYIAAGGIYINVNARATPFINVLILIIGAILANVIGTTGASLLLIRPYIRLNINQIRTFHIIFFIFIVSNAGGLLTPLGDPPLFIGFLKGVPFFWTLQHLFLPWLLGILGLSAIFFYLDSRDQRLNYKPKEEVLKKIDEKTEFFFTGKRNLIWLAIIIGAIFLDPNVISGLPHIPFHEFKFSFIREIIQLTAAFFCYRYASKTALNGNHFTFAPILEVVFLFFGIFFTMMPALQLAAYVAALPQFAKLLNPNTVYWSAGILSGFLDNAPTYANFLSLSMAKYSLSYSSVTQVHDFAYGLAHAPETYHLLEAIAVASVLFGAFSYIGNGPNFMVKAIAEEAGVKMPSFFKYITSFSIPFLLPVLFLIWLIVIY; encoded by the coding sequence ATGCCCGATTACCTGCTTTTATTAACCAACGTCTTCCCACCCGTACCACCTTTCTCGGCAATCCCGTTTTTAACTTTGTTAATTCTAATTGCCTGCGGGCCAGTCTTCTTTGAACATTTTTGGCATAAATACTACCGCTTTATTGCCGTAAGTCTGGGTTTGTTAGTTCTGTTGTATTATTTACTTTTTTTGCACGATACCCACTTACCAGCCGAAACTTTAGCGGATTATGCTTCTTTTGCTATCTTACTCAGCTCCTTATACATTGCAGCTGGTGGTATTTACATTAACGTAAATGCCCGGGCAACGCCATTTATAAATGTACTTATCTTAATTATTGGGGCTATACTAGCCAACGTTATTGGTACCACCGGCGCTTCTTTATTGCTAATTCGTCCTTACATCCGGTTAAACATTAACCAAATCCGAACCTTTCACATTATATTTTTTATTTTTATTGTTAGTAACGCGGGAGGTTTATTAACTCCGTTGGGTGATCCACCGCTATTTATTGGTTTTTTGAAAGGTGTACCATTTTTCTGGACGCTTCAGCATTTGTTCTTACCCTGGCTTCTTGGCATTTTAGGACTATCCGCTATTTTCTTTTATTTGGACAGCCGCGACCAACGGCTGAATTATAAACCTAAAGAAGAAGTATTAAAAAAGATTGATGAGAAAACAGAGTTTTTCTTTACCGGCAAACGAAACTTAATATGGTTAGCTATTATTATTGGCGCTATTTTTCTCGATCCGAACGTTATTTCCGGTTTGCCGCATATTCCCTTTCATGAGTTTAAGTTTTCATTTATCCGGGAAATTATTCAGTTAACGGCCGCATTTTTTTGCTACCGTTATGCCAGTAAAACTGCTTTAAATGGTAATCATTTTACCTTTGCTCCAATATTAGAAGTAGTTTTCCTTTTTTTTGGCATTTTCTTTACCATGATGCCTGCTTTGCAATTAGCAGCCTACGTAGCAGCATTGCCGCAGTTTGCAAAATTACTAAATCCGAATACGGTTTACTGGAGCGCCGGTATACTTTCTGGTTTTCTGGATAATGCTCCAACCTACGCTAATTTTTTATCTTTATCTATGGCCAAATACAGCTTGAGCTATAGCAGCGTAACCCAGGTGCACGATTTTGCTTATGGCTTGGCTCATGCTCCGGAAACGTATCATTTGTTGGAAGCTATTGCGGTGGCTTCAGTATTGTTCGGGGCCTTTTCTTATATTGGTAATGGACCTAATTTTATGGTAAAAGCCATTGCCGAAGAAGCCGGCGTAAAAATGCCTTCTTTTTTTAAATATATTACTTCTTTCTCCATCCCCTTCCTCTTACCTGTTTTATTTTTAATTTGGCTAATAGTAATTTATTAA
- the secDF gene encoding protein translocase subunit SecDF yields MRNKTGILLLTIVVTALCAYYLSFTFVSKRVQRQAEAYATDARGNVNTNKKFAYLDSVRKEPVFSFLGINYTYEEIQNSELSLGLDLKGGMHVTMEVSPVEIIKSMAGNSKDPNFLKALQVAHQRQANSQSKFTTLFAQAYREINPTGRLASIFSNTANKGRINYNSTNEQVIAAIDTEVNGAIDRSFNILQTRIDKFGVNQPNIQRLKSTDQIQIELPGVTDATRVRKLLQGTANLEFWEVWKAEEFSPYFAQLNAVLAKQEASAKLAAGKSPKTTPAKTSNDDVLSKAAAQPTIDPLTGKPVTDSATDSTKASTVASAKTDSTATDSLSANQSSQLAKLFTALPGGLGTNVRDTAKVNALFRRPEVQAIFPSNMKFLWAVKPIVGQDKQEFLEFYAIKKGRDGKAPVSGDAISDARQDFDQQGRPEVNMAMNVAGAKKWQRLTASTIGRQVAIVLDNYVYSAPVVQGEIPNGNSSISGNFTVEEAQDLANILKAGKMPAPTRIVEEAIVGPSLGQEAINQGLLSSLAAMGVVVIFMIFYYSKGGVIADLALFFNIFFIIGILAQFNAALTLPGIAGMVLTMGMSVDANVLIFERIREELALGVNIKDAIHKGYDRAFSSIFDSNVTTLLAGIILYFFGSGPVKGFAITLMLGIATSFFTAVYVSRLILEYMTRGKNVNNMSFSTVFSKNLFKNFNFNFIKYRKAAYIGSTALILFGFIMMYVQGGPNLGVDFKGGRSYIVNFNKAVPASEVRTAVLDEFKSSGTDVKTYGASNRLKITTSYLAEDESTQADETVQAALQAGLKQYSAESPKILSSSKVGATMADDIQKTAVVSVLLSFAGIFLYVMIRFRKWQYSLGGVVALIHDALMVTAFFAIGRIFGLNYEMDQVFIASILTIIGFSINDTVVIYDRIREHLTNHPKSKIRDVINPALNDTLSRTIITSLTVLFVVLILFIFGGETLRGFSYAMLVGVISGTYSTLYIATPILMDTIDDDKSTASATVTPKLATTGKVRS; encoded by the coding sequence ATGCGTAACAAAACCGGAATATTGTTATTAACGATAGTGGTTACCGCCCTTTGCGCGTATTACCTATCGTTTACCTTTGTATCTAAACGGGTGCAGCGCCAAGCAGAAGCGTATGCCACAGATGCCAGAGGCAACGTAAACACTAACAAGAAATTTGCTTATCTGGATTCGGTTCGGAAAGAACCAGTATTTAGCTTTTTAGGTATTAATTACACCTACGAAGAGATTCAAAACAGCGAATTAAGCTTAGGGCTTGATTTAAAAGGCGGAATGCACGTTACTATGGAAGTTTCGCCGGTAGAAATTATTAAGTCTATGGCGGGCAACAGCAAAGACCCAAACTTTTTGAAAGCTTTACAGGTAGCTCATCAGCGCCAAGCTAACAGCCAGTCAAAATTTACTACTTTATTTGCCCAGGCTTATCGCGAAATAAACCCTACCGGGCGTTTAGCTTCTATCTTCTCTAATACAGCTAATAAAGGCCGTATTAATTACAACTCTACCAACGAGCAAGTAATTGCTGCTATTGATACGGAAGTAAACGGTGCCATTGATCGGTCTTTTAACATTTTACAAACCCGGATTGATAAATTTGGGGTAAACCAACCGAACATTCAACGCTTAAAAAGTACAGATCAAATTCAGATTGAATTACCTGGTGTTACGGATGCTACCCGGGTACGTAAATTATTACAAGGTACGGCCAATCTGGAATTCTGGGAAGTATGGAAAGCAGAAGAGTTTAGCCCTTACTTTGCGCAGCTTAATGCGGTATTAGCCAAGCAAGAAGCTAGTGCTAAATTAGCAGCCGGCAAATCTCCGAAAACTACTCCTGCTAAAACCAGCAACGACGATGTTTTATCTAAAGCCGCAGCTCAACCAACTATTGATCCTTTAACCGGCAAACCCGTAACTGATTCTGCCACCGACTCTACAAAAGCCAGCACAGTAGCTTCGGCCAAAACTGATTCAACTGCAACAGATTCTTTATCTGCGAACCAAAGTAGCCAGTTGGCAAAATTATTTACTGCCTTGCCAGGTGGTTTAGGTACTAACGTACGGGATACTGCTAAAGTAAATGCCCTATTCCGCCGGCCGGAAGTACAAGCCATTTTCCCATCTAACATGAAGTTCTTATGGGCAGTTAAACCTATTGTCGGACAGGATAAACAAGAATTCCTGGAGTTCTATGCCATTAAAAAAGGCCGGGATGGTAAAGCTCCGGTAAGCGGAGATGCTATCAGCGATGCCCGTCAGGATTTTGATCAGCAAGGTCGCCCAGAGGTAAATATGGCGATGAATGTGGCCGGCGCTAAAAAATGGCAGCGTTTAACTGCTTCTACCATTGGTCGCCAGGTAGCCATTGTGCTCGATAATTACGTGTATTCTGCTCCGGTAGTACAAGGTGAAATTCCAAATGGTAACTCTTCTATTTCCGGTAACTTTACCGTAGAAGAAGCCCAGGATTTAGCAAATATTTTAAAGGCTGGTAAAATGCCGGCCCCTACCCGAATCGTGGAAGAAGCCATTGTAGGTCCGTCATTGGGTCAGGAAGCAATCAACCAAGGTTTACTTTCTTCTCTGGCTGCCATGGGCGTTGTGGTAATCTTTATGATTTTCTATTACAGCAAAGGTGGTGTTATTGCGGACTTAGCTTTATTCTTTAACATTTTCTTTATTATTGGAATCTTAGCGCAGTTTAATGCGGCGCTTACCTTGCCCGGTATTGCCGGTATGGTTTTAACCATGGGTATGTCTGTGGATGCGAACGTACTTATTTTTGAACGTATCCGGGAAGAACTCGCACTGGGCGTAAATATTAAAGATGCCATCCATAAAGGATACGATCGGGCTTTCAGTTCTATCTTTGACTCTAACGTTACTACTTTATTAGCCGGTATTATTTTGTACTTCTTCGGTTCAGGTCCGGTAAAAGGTTTTGCTATTACCTTAATGTTAGGTATTGCTACTTCGTTCTTTACCGCTGTTTACGTGTCGCGTTTAATCTTAGAATATATGACTCGTGGCAAGAACGTAAACAATATGAGCTTCTCCACAGTGTTCTCAAAGAATCTGTTCAAGAACTTTAACTTCAATTTCATTAAGTACCGCAAAGCAGCTTACATTGGCTCAACTGCTTTAATCTTGTTCGGTTTTATTATGATGTACGTACAAGGCGGACCAAATTTAGGGGTTGATTTTAAAGGTGGTCGTTCTTACATCGTTAATTTTAATAAAGCGGTGCCTGCTTCGGAAGTTAGAACTGCAGTTTTAGATGAATTTAAAAGTTCTGGTACTGATGTAAAAACGTATGGCGCATCTAACCGTTTAAAAATAACGACCAGTTATTTGGCCGAAGATGAATCTACCCAGGCCGACGAAACGGTTCAAGCAGCTTTACAGGCTGGTTTAAAGCAATATAGTGCCGAAAGCCCTAAAATTTTAAGTTCTTCTAAAGTGGGCGCAACTATGGCCGATGACATACAGAAAACGGCTGTTGTTTCGGTATTACTCTCTTTTGCCGGTATCTTCCTTTACGTAATGATACGTTTCCGGAAATGGCAATATAGCTTAGGCGGGGTAGTAGCCTTGATTCACGATGCTTTAATGGTAACCGCTTTCTTTGCGATCGGTCGTATTTTTGGACTGAACTACGAAATGGATCAGGTATTTATTGCTTCCATTTTAACCATTATCGGTTTCTCCATTAACGATACCGTGGTAATTTACGACCGTATCCGGGAACATTTAACCAATCATCCGAAGAGTAAAATTAGAGATGTAATCAACCCGGCTCTAAACGATACCCTTAGTCGTACCATTATTACGTCTTTAACGGTATTATTCGTTGTATTAATTTTGTTCATATTCGGTGGCGAAACCCTTCGTGGCTTCTCTTACGCTATGTTAGTTGGGGTAATTTCTGGTACATATTCTACCTTGTACATTGCAACCCCAATTCTGATGGACACCATTGATGATGATAAATCAACTGCTTCTGCCACTGTTACACCTAAATTAGCTACTACTGGCAAAGTTCGTTCGTAA
- a CDS encoding PhoH family protein — translation MVEKVITLENVSLIDFLGTENQNIKQLAAAFPSSKIISRGNEIKIQGKTPEITKINEILSSLIEHYHKFGKITHTSVNHYIAADGDSEEEVIATSPDVIVYGSKGGIIKAKTPNQQKLVDAVEKHDLVFALGPAGTGKTYISVALAVRALKNKTVKKIIISRPVVEAGENLGFLPGDMKEKVDPYIRPIYDALEDMIPIEKLKYYQENKIIEIAPLAYMRGRTLNNAFVLLDEAQNTTPMQMKMFLTRMGPSSKVMINGDRSQIDLPTKVKSGLVDALQTLKNIKDIAFVEMKAEDVVRHKLVKSIVEAYTKAEEAKLAAEPENKSVDQNNRPIKMAEPREV, via the coding sequence TTGGTAGAAAAAGTAATTACCCTAGAAAATGTATCGTTAATAGATTTTTTAGGAACTGAAAATCAAAATATTAAACAATTAGCGGCAGCTTTCCCGAGTAGTAAAATAATTTCAAGGGGTAACGAAATTAAAATTCAGGGTAAAACCCCCGAAATAACCAAGATAAACGAAATTTTAAGCTCTCTGATTGAGCATTACCATAAATTCGGGAAAATAACTCATACCAGCGTGAATCATTATATAGCCGCCGATGGTGACTCGGAAGAAGAAGTAATTGCTACTTCGCCGGATGTAATTGTGTACGGAAGCAAAGGAGGGATAATTAAAGCGAAAACGCCTAACCAGCAAAAGTTGGTAGATGCTGTAGAAAAGCACGATCTGGTTTTTGCTTTAGGTCCGGCTGGTACGGGTAAAACGTATATTTCGGTAGCGTTAGCGGTGCGAGCACTTAAAAACAAGACGGTCAAGAAAATTATTATTTCCCGGCCCGTTGTGGAAGCTGGCGAAAACCTGGGTTTTTTACCCGGCGATATGAAGGAAAAAGTAGATCCGTATATTCGCCCGATCTACGATGCTTTAGAAGATATGATTCCGATAGAAAAATTAAAATACTATCAGGAAAACAAAATTATTGAAATTGCACCTTTGGCTTATATGCGCGGCCGTACATTAAATAATGCTTTTGTATTACTAGACGAAGCTCAGAATACCACCCCGATGCAGATGAAAATGTTTTTAACGCGTATGGGGCCTAGTTCTAAGGTAATGATTAATGGTGACCGCTCACAGATTGACTTGCCGACTAAAGTTAAATCGGGCCTGGTGGATGCTTTGCAAACGCTAAAAAACATTAAAGACATTGCATTTGTAGAAATGAAAGCAGAGGATGTGGTGCGGCATAAGTTAGTTAAATCGATTGTGGAAGCATATACCAAAGCGGAAGAAGCAAAACTGGCGGCAGAACCCGAAAACAAATCGGTTGACCAGAATAACCGGCCCATTAAAATGGCAGAACCGCGGGAAGTATAA
- a CDS encoding BatD family protein, whose translation MLPGYSQQISIEFGSTRIPIETYFTISIRLKGATLKEASIFPEIEGFQKSSRFSKKTTLKSGNNLLEEIHTQNYAALNEGTFVIKPFTMVVNGIPVKSPGTRVQVGPITEDENALETTAEVPPEVKNSTIKTPQSFLNLETSKKQVYMGEGLHVALYFYLLPSENGQLEFYNFLQQLPPLFKQMKQPNVWEEAFEQTEILPDSVQVSKVPYLRYKLYEAVYYPLNTQNLIFPALSLKMVKYTTAEDATFANEKRQSEIKEFTTEPESIQVKPLPAHPLRESVPVGLYRLDETIDRSLISLNQAVNYSFAVIGEGNIAGLPNPTLQNQAALEIYPPQIKENLLRQRERISGSKRFLYSIVPKAPGTFPLSRLLQFVYFDPVREQYDTLTSKLTLKVSGKINKDAAIETGITGDFYKLIETEDNALVSMHKFEKLKLYTNLIVLLLLIISVYIFLRNR comes from the coding sequence ATGCTGCCTGGCTATAGCCAGCAGATCAGCATTGAGTTTGGCTCGACCAGAATACCAATTGAAACGTATTTTACTATTTCCATTCGCCTGAAAGGAGCTACCCTAAAAGAAGCTTCCATTTTCCCGGAAATTGAAGGTTTTCAGAAAAGCAGCCGGTTTTCCAAAAAAACAACTTTAAAATCGGGTAATAACCTGCTGGAGGAAATACATACACAAAATTACGCGGCCTTAAACGAAGGTACTTTTGTTATAAAACCGTTTACAATGGTGGTTAATGGTATTCCGGTAAAAAGTCCTGGTACCAGGGTTCAAGTAGGACCTATTACAGAAGACGAAAATGCTTTAGAAACTACAGCGGAAGTGCCACCCGAAGTAAAAAATTCAACGATTAAAACGCCACAATCTTTTCTGAACTTAGAAACAAGTAAAAAACAAGTTTATATGGGCGAAGGCTTACATGTAGCCTTATACTTTTATTTACTTCCCTCAGAAAATGGGCAATTAGAATTTTATAATTTTTTGCAGCAATTACCTCCTTTATTTAAGCAAATGAAGCAACCAAATGTTTGGGAAGAAGCTTTTGAGCAAACAGAAATTTTACCTGATTCGGTGCAAGTAAGCAAAGTGCCTTACCTAAGGTATAAATTATATGAAGCGGTTTACTATCCTTTAAATACCCAAAATTTAATTTTTCCGGCTTTATCTTTAAAAATGGTAAAGTACACCACAGCGGAAGATGCTACTTTTGCAAACGAAAAGCGTCAATCGGAAATAAAAGAATTTACCACCGAACCGGAAAGTATTCAGGTGAAACCATTGCCGGCTCATCCATTACGCGAGTCCGTTCCCGTAGGCCTTTACCGCCTCGACGAAACCATAGATCGCTCGCTTATTTCTTTAAACCAGGCGGTAAATTATTCTTTTGCCGTAATCGGAGAAGGTAATATTGCCGGTTTACCCAATCCTACGTTGCAGAATCAAGCTGCCTTGGAAATATATCCGCCTCAGATAAAAGAGAACCTGCTCCGGCAAAGAGAGCGTATTTCCGGCTCTAAACGGTTTTTGTACTCCATTGTTCCCAAAGCTCCCGGTACTTTTCCGCTTAGCCGTTTATTGCAATTTGTGTATTTCGACCCGGTACGAGAACAGTACGATACGCTTACCTCTAAATTAACCCTTAAAGTGAGTGGTAAGATTAATAAAGATGCCGCCATAGAAACCGGCATTACCGGCGACTTCTACAAACTCATCGAAACGGAAGACAATGCGCTCGTGAGCATGCATAAATTCGAAAAACTTAAATTGTATACCAACCTGATTGTATTACTTTTGCTGATAATATCAGTTTACATTTTTTTGAGAAATAGATAA
- the aroC gene encoding chorismate synthase: MSNSYGKIFRITTFGESHGQSVGVVVDGCPAGLEITREEIQLELDRRRPGQSNITTQRKEEDEIIILSGLYENTTTGTPIALMVNNKNQAGKDYSHLEHAFRPSHADYTYTAKYGLRDHRGGGRSSARETLARVAAGAIANKYLKQQGIQIASYVSSVGPIALTESYEQLDLTQIDSNKIRCPQPLVAEEMIRLVEETRKNRDTIGGVITCVIKGVPVGLGEPAFDKLHAELGKAMLSINAVKGFEYGSGFAGTVLYGSEHNDEFYTDSNGRVQTRTNHSGGIQGGISNGQDIYFRVAFKPVATILQPQTSINDQGESITLEGKGRHDPCVLPRAVPIVDAMTALVLIDFLLRQRTVRV, from the coding sequence ATGAGTAACTCGTACGGCAAAATTTTCCGGATAACTACTTTTGGCGAATCACACGGGCAATCTGTAGGAGTAGTGGTAGATGGCTGTCCGGCCGGTCTGGAAATTACACGGGAAGAAATTCAATTAGAGCTAGACCGGCGGCGTCCGGGGCAATCTAATATTACTACCCAACGTAAAGAAGAAGATGAAATTATTATCCTTTCTGGATTATACGAAAATACAACAACCGGCACCCCTATTGCCTTAATGGTGAATAATAAAAATCAGGCTGGTAAAGATTATTCTCACTTAGAACACGCTTTTCGGCCTTCGCACGCCGACTATACCTATACCGCAAAGTACGGTTTGCGCGATCACCGGGGAGGCGGGCGATCTTCGGCCCGTGAAACTTTGGCCCGGGTAGCGGCGGGTGCCATTGCGAATAAATATCTAAAACAGCAAGGTATTCAAATTGCCTCTTATGTTTCTTCGGTGGGGCCTATTGCTTTAACGGAGTCGTACGAACAGTTAGATTTAACCCAAATCGACAGTAATAAAATTCGGTGTCCGCAACCCCTGGTAGCCGAAGAAATGATTCGCCTGGTAGAAGAAACCCGTAAAAACCGCGATACGATAGGAGGGGTGATTACTTGTGTGATTAAGGGAGTACCGGTAGGTTTAGGAGAGCCCGCTTTTGATAAATTGCACGCTGAGCTAGGTAAAGCCATGCTGAGTATAAATGCAGTAAAAGGATTTGAATACGGCAGTGGGTTTGCCGGAACTGTTCTTTACGGTTCGGAGCATAACGACGAGTTTTACACCGATTCGAATGGTCGGGTACAAACGCGTACCAATCACTCCGGTGGTATACAGGGCGGTATTTCTAACGGACAAGATATTTACTTCCGGGTAGCTTTTAAACCAGTGGCTACTATTCTGCAACCCCAAACCAGTATTAACGATCAGGGCGAAAGCATTACCTTGGAGGGCAAAGGGCGCCACGATCCTTGCGTATTACCACGGGCTGTACCAATTGTAGATGCCATGACTGCTTTGGTGCTGATAGATTTCCTGTTACGCCAGCGAACCGTTCGGGTGTAA
- a CDS encoding SAM hydrolase/SAM-dependent halogenase family protein, whose protein sequence is MGLITFLSDFGYTDHYVAAVKAKILSSSPQTQIIDISHAIEAYNIAHGAFVLNSLFRDFPLNTVHLVAVDSQGSRQGRYLAVQFQDHFFLAADNGLLSLIIETQPVTMVELPVAIPTTFAAKDILAPAALALANGADLKSLGKSITQYRELINRQLRLSDHAITGHVVHVDHYGNLITNISRDSMDAIGHDRPFTVHFARETVQKISGDFTHVDEGDVICFYNQQGWLSIGVNKGHASELLGLHYDSQVNVQFKKM, encoded by the coding sequence ATGGGTTTGATTACTTTTTTGTCTGATTTTGGTTACACAGATCATTACGTAGCGGCCGTGAAAGCCAAAATTTTAAGCAGTTCGCCACAGACCCAAATAATAGACATTTCGCACGCCATTGAAGCTTATAACATAGCTCACGGCGCTTTTGTTCTAAACTCATTATTCCGGGATTTTCCGCTAAACACAGTACATTTAGTAGCCGTAGATTCGCAGGGCAGCCGACAAGGCCGGTATCTGGCAGTCCAATTTCAGGATCATTTTTTCCTGGCCGCTGACAACGGATTATTATCTCTTATTATTGAAACGCAACCAGTTACAATGGTAGAACTACCGGTAGCAATACCTACCACGTTTGCCGCAAAAGACATTTTAGCTCCCGCAGCTTTAGCTTTAGCCAATGGCGCTGATCTGAAAAGTTTGGGCAAATCAATAACGCAGTACCGGGAACTTATTAATCGTCAGTTGCGGCTTAGCGACCATGCTATAACCGGCCATGTGGTACATGTAGATCATTATGGCAATCTAATTACGAATATATCCCGCGATAGTATGGATGCCATTGGGCACGATCGCCCTTTCACCGTGCATTTTGCCCGCGAAACAGTCCAGAAGATTTCCGGCGACTTTACCCACGTTGATGAAGGCGATGTTATTTGCTTTTACAACCAACAAGGCTGGCTATCCATTGGGGTAAATAAAGGGCATGCTTCCGAATTATTGGGTCTTCACTACGATTCGCAGGTAAATGTACAATTTAAAAAAATGTAA
- a CDS encoding ferritin-like domain-containing protein has protein sequence MTKLLKPNESGYGLLESVNKPINRKSFFKFAGAGAAFTTLLLSGCNDDDDGKFNGVVYTPPTTGTDAVSLGSGDVGILNYAYALEQLEAAFYTQVITTKYAGMTALETQILTDIRDHEIAHREFFKAALTAAAPAAIIPGLTPNFSSINFNDRTSVLNAAKTFEDLGVSAYNGAGKLLTTPDFLVLAGKIVSVEARHAAEIRDLIENGTFSDTANNDKGFDLVADPATVLGAAKSFVKETIDFSKLPTS, from the coding sequence ATGACGAAACTATTGAAACCGAATGAAAGCGGTTATGGGTTACTGGAATCGGTTAACAAACCCATAAACCGGAAAAGCTTTTTTAAATTCGCCGGTGCTGGGGCTGCGTTTACCACCCTGTTACTATCTGGTTGTAACGACGACGATGATGGTAAGTTTAATGGAGTGGTGTATACGCCTCCCACAACCGGAACGGATGCTGTTAGTCTTGGCTCCGGAGATGTAGGCATTTTAAATTATGCGTATGCCTTGGAACAACTAGAAGCCGCTTTCTATACTCAAGTAATTACTACTAAGTACGCTGGTATGACGGCTCTGGAAACGCAAATTTTAACCGATATTCGTGACCACGAGATTGCGCACCGCGAATTTTTTAAAGCAGCTTTAACGGCCGCGGCTCCGGCTGCTATAATTCCAGGCTTAACCCCAAATTTTTCTTCTATTAATTTCAACGACCGTACTTCGGTTTTGAATGCGGCAAAAACATTCGAAGATTTAGGTGTATCTGCTTACAATGGAGCGGGTAAACTTCTTACAACTCCCGATTTTCTGGTATTAGCCGGTAAAATAGTGTCGGTAGAAGCTCGTCATGCCGCTGAAATTCGGGATTTAATCGAAAATGGCACTTTCTCCGATACCGCTAATAATGATAAAGGATTTGACCTAGTGGCCGATCCGGCAACAGTATTGGGCGCAGCCAAAAGCTTTGTAAAAGAAACGATTGACTTTAGTAAGTTACCTACATCTTAA
- a CDS encoding NifU family protein: MIENKEKSVSVYAEANPNPESMKFVLSTILLPEGVSVDYPNVEAASNSPFAQELFNFEYVSRVFIASNFVTVTKNSNDQWVQLIPELRMFIKSYVEAGGPIFLEDPVAEQSQAVTDITGELSGDDAVISHKVIDLLENYVRPAVEQDGGNITFKSYKDGVVTVNLQGSCSGCPSATITLKAGIENLLKRMVPEVTEVVAEGVTDY, from the coding sequence ATGATAGAAAATAAAGAAAAATCCGTTTCGGTATACGCAGAAGCCAACCCGAATCCGGAATCAATGAAATTCGTGCTGAGCACTATCTTACTACCCGAAGGAGTAAGTGTAGATTACCCCAACGTAGAAGCAGCATCTAATTCGCCTTTTGCCCAGGAGCTATTTAATTTTGAGTACGTATCGCGGGTGTTTATTGCCAGTAACTTTGTTACTGTTACCAAAAATTCCAACGACCAATGGGTACAATTAATCCCCGAATTACGCATGTTTATTAAATCGTACGTAGAAGCGGGTGGACCTATATTCTTGGAAGATCCGGTGGCCGAGCAATCCCAGGCTGTTACCGATATTACCGGTGAACTAAGCGGCGATGATGCTGTTATCTCGCACAAAGTTATTGACTTATTGGAGAACTATGTACGCCCAGCCGTTGAGCAGGATGGTGGTAATATTACTTTTAAATCGTACAAAGACGGAGTAGTAACCGTAAATTTACAAGGTTCTTGCAGTGGCTGTCCTTCTGCTACCATTACCTTAAAGGCGGGCATCGAGAATTTACTAAAGCGCATGGTGCCTGAGGTAACCGAAGTTGTAGCCGAAGGCGTTACGGATTATTGA